A stretch of the Drosophila sulfurigaster albostrigata strain 15112-1811.04 chromosome 2L, ASM2355843v2, whole genome shotgun sequence genome encodes the following:
- the LOC133849344 gene encoding piezo-type mechanosensitive ion channel component isoform X11: protein MAFSYACLVLQRVVLPAVLVLASLMRPVGISFVYMLMFFMSPFVPLATRRNFKGSVTAFFIILLALSTLVLLGHIALQVLALSTALPIYNCSFSERLLRHIGFVSFVDLRPLAIIEWLAPEVLVLATSLGAFLSVKRLALQNINAEQLENGELPDSQSEQQVSSQQDANGSDVQQATATTPLQHQQQQLRKRVSMISQHIHFEGLIKISPLFCLATLFFAAVLRPSVPGGFYFLIFLLAGTYWATCQTLQRGFALLLRCVMFVLVLHSLCIVSYQTPWMQSHLNHTSLAARLIGLEPLIESDCVPDIRILLYNNRLSLDSYLNPFALFFAYFALALTTKHLIKPRLVRQSTRKARTPQALESTTAAATTAPSGSRGNDIQLDTIERRSEQENNTTSILDQISYGFVSVGGFIYQNSYIFTNILMMAWSIVYHSWLTFVLLLWANVLWMIPNQRKAMMRSSPFIVLYAELLLVAQYIYGMDLNNNELPTRVSTAGINLQQIGFERPIENHMRPCVPLIVKTAFVLMFWVTSRQFFKEKRDRRRDSTLADIIAPLQITVGSAGSSYLINDGKKTSKFLKKAGDVIKNLLVRLWIWLLVLVIFLCAITGDDMTGFRICYMALFLFFLLVFQSSSKAWVKIMYGFWLFLIFYAMSILILIYTYQFDKFDMYWKDYLNVSQTLQADIGLKLYKTKDLFLHLVSPTIIVILTVIQVHYFHKRFIASLQQQPTTPGTRSQLTAANAQQKRTETAALEAAPSKRRGSASSIRQRSTEAAGTAAGATTTDFETSVRDLVRISFRKIKNKSEYIFKRFKTVFWRFLELHIMKAVYIAAFVCSVSEVCVLHIIFVGFCVLGATSRKAVQVVISRLISFIVTIIVLSKMIYQIEYLDHNQYSVTCSDNRTANNAEWIGLNKADKLEGGLMGLLRTYIIYMVIVTMHAVISLRQLQMRVKIGENVANQPKLLFQQITRADAEKDLVGLVKYLLNFGFYKFGIEISLIALVSTITYRQDIVAVVYAVWLVVLLLLKRSQCAKMWGVFQAFFAISILLQYIVLVGLPPSWCMSYPWDDGAFGESIQRWTMLPGQLHFNHVPKLIFDFIVLIILNRQKSIFCIEQRYATNDDYPGGSNRSVIADIAQLGRVPFDNPTHDFCSYIRNYSDILKNGVLCGFYWFTLAVVFLAGTNIADLLALGYLIGAFVFLWQGSDFYLRPIATIISRWKWLLAFNVANILIKTSFQMAGCLFMTPLTTHCCWLVHMLGITCTSNVIKEQLHVADEAEVLTDSTGCPKMTHQVVLLWDAICFAFIIFQLRIFQSHYFCHIITDTKANNILASRGADIIESLRQKQIAHRHDHEKQVLHKIKRKMERIRATQQKMLRPLDKQTHFDELPAPTVRRRKDIKLHPHATRAGDYYMFEEMDDKFELDLIHDEIDFMEEENITESEMKMQRRKTLYDKSKDAPTDFFPSTSKGVSKERDAAASSMSSPKPTKDLTDLPSTPALTTVPREATSKETSDSKSKMELDSGDVTAKDSDEDFDTNPIIRLLEGFLVTLTIRLNRFSRNYRFVNRILAGEKKTLKESSSLNRLGLSSAAAMFHFLKSNLESDENGGQPVTSSTPRRTQVTATIPSATTSATTTSDNLTEHYSTPPNTNTNTNTNTTTTPLSPQEPLATPPQPPPATSTPHQSHHAGEDIIEIPVDTVDAATSRKQSISSSPPTKGAGEFNLEEENFAQRDHHIIVEVLISSWYALLANTDLICYIVVFINQVVNASLISLPLPIMVFLWGTLSLPRPTKTFWVTLIAYTQAIVLIKCIFQFKLIWSNYNNLPNQPLAPAKIFGVEMKTHYAVYDLILLLVLFLHRYLLKSQGLWKSGYKDVDQQFTKPTASIDEREDSDNLSQPDSRQLNEDAAQKMSLQVSQVSLPGSPEYSKSAINQLERTKYTSSLHKFFFSLVHKSRLATDVYALMFLCDFINFFVLLFGFTAFGTQQTESDGGVQTYLAENKVPVPFLIMLLVQFLLIVIDRALYLRKALVNKIIFHFFSVIGIHIWMFFVVPAVTERTFNSLAPPIIFYVIKCFYMLLSSYQIKSGYPKRILGNFFTKGFSMVNMIAFKVYMQIPFLYELRTILDWVCIDSTMTIFDWLKMEDIFSNIYLIRCTRQSETDFPAMRAQKKASLSKLIMGGTVVLLIVICIWGPLCLFALGNAVGSSNVPYQVSLSIRIGPYDPIYTTNNYDSIFEIDSKMYTQMTNAFFKNKQALTFIAGYDATDVAAVKLAGNSPSLWNIAPPDKQRLTNDLRNNHTLIARFSYSLTRKAPAKGLKENVGDEHVIKLDETFEGRAALINMLNETLDPIETNENGTTNGNNTTPASSSADDVVVVLPNMIPKFIKVLNSGDAFVATVMSGKEQEYRPLVIKLHRDKATKAMWWEIRDYCYDSFYNNTLKDLAYSDCKSGIVMYTFNDKKFPSTFSFLTAGGIIGLYTTFVLLASRFMKSFIGGQNRKIMFEDLPYVDRVLQLCLDIYLVREALEFALEEDLFAKLLFLYRSPETLIKWTRPKEEYLDDDGDTDSIPSRMSVRRPEQLQQHQYQQQQQQQQQ from the exons ATGGCCTTCAGCTATGCCTGCCTCGTGCTGCAGCGTGTCGTCTTGCCGGCGGTCCTGGTGCTGG CATCGCTCATGCGACCGGTGGGCATCTCGTTCGTGTACATGTTAATGTTCTTCATGTCGCCCTTTGTGCCGCTGGCCACACGCCGCAACTTCAAGGGCTCGGTGACCGCCTTCTTTATCATTCTGCTGGCGTTGAGCACTCTCGTTCTGCTCGGCCACATTGCGCTCCAGGTGCTGGCGCTGAGCACCGCGCTGCCCATCTACAATTGTTCCTTTAGCGAGCGTCTGTTGCGGCACATTGGATTCGTGAGCTTCGTGGATCTGCG ACCGCTGGCCATAATTGAATGGCTGGCGCCGGAAGTGCTCGTCTTGGCCACGTCGTTGGGCGCGTTTCTCAGCGTGAAGCGCTTGGCACTGCAAAATATCAATGCCGAGCAGCTGGAGAACGGGGAACTGCCCGATTCGCAGTCGGAACAGCAAGTGAGCAGTCAGCAGGATGCCAATGGCAGCGATGTGCAACAGGCGACGGCGACAACACCgctgcaacatcaacagcagcagctgcgcaaACGCGTCTCCATGATCAGCCAGCACATACACTTTGAGGGATTGATTAAGATCT CTCCTTTGTTCTGCCTGGCCACACTGTTCTTTGCCGCCGTCCTGCGTCCCTCAGTGCCTGGAGGCTTCTACTTCCTCATCTTTCTGCTGGCGGGCACCTACTGGGCAACCTGCCAGACGCTGCAACG GGGTTTTGCCTTGTTGCTGCGTTGCGTGATGTTTGTCCTTGTGCTGCATTCGCTGTGCATTGTTTCCTATCAGACGCCCTGGATGCAGAGTCACCTCAATCACACCAGTCTCGCAGCACG CTTGATTGGCCTGGAGCCGCTCATCGAGTCCGACTGCGTGCCCGACATACGCATTTTGCTGTACAACAATCGCTTGTCCTTGGACTCGTATCTGAATCCATTTGCTTTGTTCTTCGCCTACTTTGCACTGGCGCTGACCACAAAGCATCTCATCAAGCCGCGG TTGGTGCGTCAGAGCACTCGAAAGGCACGCACTCCTCAGGCTCTGGAGTCCACGACAGCAGCGGCCACAACGGCGCCGAGCGGCTCTCGTGGCAATGATATACAATTGGACACCATTGAACGTCGATCGGAGCAAGAGAATAATACCACATCCATATTGGATCAAATATCATACGGCTTTGTCAGTGTCGGCGGATTTATCTATCAGAATAGCTATATATTCACCAATATACTGATGATG GCTTGGTCCATAGTCTATCACAGCTGGCTGAcctttgtgctgctgctgtgggcCAACGTGCTGTGGATGATACCCAATCAGCGCAAGGCCATGATGCGCTCCAGTCCATTCATTGTGCTATACgccgagctgctgctggtggccCAATACATCTATGGCATGGATCTGAATAATAACGAGCTGCCAACCAGGGTTTCT ACAGCGGGCATTAATTTGCAGCAAATTGGCTTCGAGCGACCCATTGAGAATCATATGCGTCCATGTGTGCCGCTGATTGTGAAGACCGCTTTTGTGCTAATGTTCTGGGTGACGTCGCGTCAGTTCTTCAAGGAGAAGCGCGACAGACGCCGAGATAGCACACTGGCTGACATTATTGCACCTCTGCAGATTACCGTGGGTTCGGCTGGCTCCAGTTACCTCATCAACGATGGCAAGAAGACCTCAAAGTTCCTAAAGAAAGCGGGCGATGTGATCAAGAATCTGTTGGTGCGCCTCTGGATCTGGCTGCTTGTGTTGGTCATCTTTTTGTGCGCCATCACAGGCGATGATATGACAGGTTTTCGCATCTGCTACATGGCATTGTTCCTATTCTTCTTGCTGGTCTTTCAATCATCGTCCAAGGCGTGGGTCAAGATTATGTATGGCTTTTGGCTCTTCTTGATCTTCTACGCCATGTccatattgatattgatttatACATATCAATTCGATAAGTTCGACATGTACTGGAAGGACTATCTCAATGTGTCCCAAACTCT TCAAGCTGATATTGGCTTGAAGCTCTACAAGACTAAGGATCTGTTCCTGCATCTGGTGTCGCCCACAATTATTGTCATACTCACAGTCATACAGGTGCACTATTTCCACAAACGTTTCATTGCCTCGCTGCAGCAACAGCCCACCACACCGGGCACGAGAAGTCAACTAACGGCGGCAAACGCACAGCAGAAGCGCACAGAGACAGCTGCCTTGGAGGCAGCGCCATCAAAGCGTCGAGGCAGCGCCAGCTCCATAAGGCAGCGTTCAACGGAGGCAGCCGGGACGGCTGCTGGTGCTACGACGACAGACTTTGAGACATCTGTGCGTGATTTGGTGCGCATCTCATTCCGTAAGATCAAGAACAAGTCCGAGTACATCTTCAAGCGATTCAAGACCGTCTTTTGGCGCTTCCTCGAGCTGCACATCATGAAGGCCGTCTACATTGCGGCCTTTGTGTGCAGCGTGAGCGAGGTGTGTGTGCTGCACATTATCTTTGTGGGCTTCTGTGTGCTGGGCGCCACATCGCGCAAAGCTGTGCAGGTGGTGATCAGTCGCCTTATCTCATTCATTGTCACCATCATTGTGCTGTCGAAGATGATCTATCAAATCGAGTATTTGGATCACAATCAATACAGCGTTACCTGC AGCGACAATCGCACGGCCAACAATGCCGAGTGGATTGGTCTCAACAAGGCGGACAAACTGGAAGGCGGCTTGATGGGTTTGTTGCGTACTTACATCATCTACATGGTCATCGTCACAATGCACGCAGTCATCTCGCTGCGACAGCTGCAGATGCGCGTCAAGATTGGCGAGAATGTCGCCAATCAGCCAAAGCTGCTCTTCCAGCAAATAACGCGTGCCGATGCCGAGAAGGATCTGGTTGGCCTGGTCAAATATCTGCTCAACTTTGGCTTCTACAAGTTTGGCATTGAGATCTCGCTGATTGCTCTGGTCTCAACGATCACGTATCGTCAGGATATTGTGGCTGTGGTGTATGCTGTATGGTTGGTGGTGCTTCTGCTGCTTAAGCGTTCGCAATGTGCCAAAATGTGGGGCGTATTTCAGGCGTTCTTTGCCATCTCCATACTGTTGCAGTATATTGTGTTGGTCGGTTTGCCGCCCAGCTGGTGCATGA GCTATCCTTGGGATGATGGCGCCTTTGGCGAGAGCATACAACGCTGGACTATGTTGCCGGGTCAGCTGCACTTTAATCATGTGCCCAAGCTCATCTTTGACTTCATTGTCCTGATTATCTTGAATCGCCAGAAGAGCATCTTCTGCATTGAGCAACGCTACGCTACCAACGATGATTACCCCGGTGGCAGCAATCGCAGCGTCATCGCAGACATTGCCCAGCTGGGTCGAGTGCCTTTCGATAATCCCACGCATGATTTCTGCTCGTACATACGCAACTATTCGGACATCTTGAAGAATGGCGTACTGTGTGGCTTCTATTGGTTCACCTTGGCTGTCGTCTTCTTGGCCGGCACAAATATTGCTGATCTGCTGGCGCTGGGCTATTTGATTGGCGCCTTTGTTTTCCTGTGGCAGGGCTCCGATTTCTATCTGCGTCCCATTGCAACCATCATCAGTCGCTGGAAGTGGCTGCTGGCCTTTAATGTGGCCAACATACTTATCAAGACGAGCTTCCAAATGGCCGGTTGTTTGTTTATGACGCCCTTGACGACACACTGCTGTTGGCTGGTCCATATGCTGGGCATCACTTGCACCAGCAATGTGATCAAGGAGCAGCTCCACGTGGCCGACGAAGCGGAAGTGTTGACTGACTCCACAGGCTGTCCGAAGATGACGCATCAAGTTGTGTTACTGTGGGATGcgatttgttttgcatttatcatCTTTCAGCTGCGCATCTTCCAGTCGCACTACTTCTGTCACATCATCACGGACACCAAGGCCAACAACATACTGGCCTCCAG GGGAGCCGACATCATTGAGAGCTTGCGTCAGAAGCAGATTGCCCATCGTCATGACCATGAGAAGCAGGTGCTGCACAAGATCAAGCGCAAGATGGAGCGCATTCGTGCTACACAACAGAAGATGCTGCGGCCACTGGACAAGCAGACCCACTTCGATG AACTTCCTGCACCAACAGTACGCAGAAGGAAGGATATTAAATTGCATCCACATg CTACGCGTGCTGGAGATTATTACATGTTCGAGGAGATGGATGACAAATTTGAGTTGGATCTGATACACGATGAGATCGATTTCATGGAGGAGGAGAATATCACCGAgagcgaaatgaaaatgcaacgACGCAAGACGCTCTACGAT AAATCCAAGGATGCGCCCACGGACTTTTTCCCCTCAACCAGCAAAGGCGTCTCCAAGGAACGTGATGCCGCGGCCAGCAGCATGAGCAGTCCCAAGCCCACAAAGGATCTCACCGATCTACCCTCAACGCCGGCTTTAACGACGGTGCCACGTGAAGCCACCTCGAAGGAAACCTCAGATAGTAAATCCAAAATGGAACTGGACAGCGGTGATGTCACAGCCAAGGACTCTGATGAGGATTTCGATACGAATCCCATTATACGTTTGCTGGAAGGATTCCTCGTTACCTTGACCATTCGTCTGAATCGCTTTTCGCGCAATTATCGCTTTGTCAATCGCATTTTGGCTGGTGAAAAGAAGACACTCAAG gAATCGAGTTCGTTGAACCGTCTTGGACTCTCCAGTGCTGCGGCCATGTTCCACTTTCTGAAATCGAATCTCGAGAG TGATGAGAATGGTGGGCAGCCCGTTACTTCATCTACACCGCGCCGCACACAGGTCACAGCAACAATACCGTCAGCCACAACATCAGCTACAACAACTTCAGACAATCTCACTGAACACTATAGCACGCCACccaacacaaatacaaatacaaatacaaatacaacaaccaCACCGCTCTCACCGCAAGAACCACTCGCAACACCACCACAACCACCACCAGCAACCAGTACACCACACCAATCACACCACGCTGGCGAAGATATCATCGAAATACCCGTAGACACTGTTGATGCCGCAACCTCTAG aAAACAATCAATCAGTTCATCGCCGCCGACTAAGGG CGCCGGTGAATTCAATCTGGAGGAGGAGAACTTTGCCCAACGCGATCATCACATCATTGTGGAGGTGCTCATCTCCTCTTGGTATGCTCTACTGGCCAATACTGATCTCATCTGCTATATTGTGGTGTTTATCAATCAG GTGGTCAATGCCAGTCTCATCTCGTTGCCGCTACCCATCATGGTCTTCCTCTGGGGCACATTGTCGCTGCCGCGTCCTACAAAGACTTTCTGGGTCACACTCATTGCCTACACACAGGCCATTGTGCTGATCAAGTGCATCTTTCAGTTTAAACTGATCTGGTCCAATTATAACAATTTGCCCAATCAACCGTTGGCCCCCGCAAAGATCTTTGGCGTCGAGATGAAAACGCACTATGCCGTCTATGATTTGAtactgttgctggtgctgtttCTGCATCGTTATCTACTAAAATCGCAGGGTCTGTGGAAGTCTGGCTACAAGGATGTGGATCAGCAGTTTACCAAGCCCACAGCTAGCAT AGATGAGCGCGAGGATAGCGATAATCTGTCGCAGCCCGACTCGCGACAATTGAACGAGGATGCGGCCCAGAAGATGAGCTTACAGGTTAGCCAAGTGTCGTTGCCTGGTTCACCGGAGTACAGCAAGTCCGCCATCAATCAGTTGGA ACGTACCAAATACACCTCGTCCCTGCACAAGTTTTTCTTCAGTCTGGTGCACAAATCGCGTCTGGCCACCGATGTCTATGCCTTGATGTTCCTCTGCGACTTTATCAACTTCTTTGTTTTGCTCTTTGGCTTTACGGCATTTGGG ACCCAACAAACGGAGAGCGATGGCGGTGTGCAGACTTATCTGGCGGAGAACAAGGTGCCCGTTCCCTTCCTGATCATGTTGCTGGTGCAGTTCCTGCTCATTGTCATCGATCGTGCACTGTATTTACGCAAAGCTCTGGTCAACAAGATCATCTTCCATTTCTTTTCGGTGATTGGCATACACATCTGGATGTTCTTTGTGGTGCCTGCGGTAACGGAGCGCACTTTCAATTCCCTGGCTCCGCCGATCATCTTCTATGTGATCAAATGCTTCTACATGCTGCTTAGCTCGTATCAGATTAAGTCGGGCTATCCCAAGCGCATTTTGGGCAACTTTTTCACCAAGGGTTTCTCGATGGTCAACATGATTGCGTTCAAGGTGTACATGCAAATACCCTTCCTCTACGAGTTGCGCACCATTCTCGATTGGGTGTGCATCGACAGCACCATGACCATCTTTGATTGGCTCAAAATGGAGGACATTTTCTCCAACATCTATCTCATACGCTGCACTCGGCAATCGGAAACCGATTTCCCGGCGATGCGCGCACAGAAAAAGGCTTCACTCTCCAAGCTCATCATGGGTGGCACGGTTGTGCTATTAATTGTGATTTGCATTTGGGGACCGCTTTGCTTGTTTGCCCTGGGCAATGCCGTGGGCAGCTCCAATGTGCCCTATCAGGTGTCGTTGTCCATACGCATTGGACCCTATGATCCCATCTATACGACCAACAACTACGATAGCATTTTTGAAATCGACTCCAAAATGTATACTCAGATGACAAATGCCTTCTTCAAGAACAAGCAGGCGCTCACCTTTATTGCCGGCTACGATGCCACCGATGTGGCGGCAGTTAAGCTGGCGGGCAACTCGCCATCGCTGTGGAATATTGCGCCGCCGGACAAGCAGCGGCTAACCAACGATCTACGGAATA ATCACACATTAATAGCCCGCTTCTCCTATTCGCTGACGCGTAAAGCGCCAGCCAAGGGTCTCAAAGAGAATGTGGGCGATGAGCATGTCATCAAGCTGGACGAGACCTTTGAGGGACGCGCTGCACTCATCAATATGCTGAATGAGACCCTGGATCCAATAGAGACCAACGAAAATGGCACcacaaatggcaacaacacgACACCCGCAAGCAGTTCTGCGGACGATGTGGTCGTAGTGCTGCCCAACATGATACCCAAGTTCATCAAGGTGCTGAACTCGGGCGACGCCTTTGTGGCCACTGTGATGAGCGGCAAGGAGCAGGAGTATCGACCGCTGGTCATAAAACTGCATCGCGACAAAGCCACCAAGGCTATGTGGTGGGAGATTCGCGACTATTGTTATGACAGCTTTTACAATAACACGCTGAAGGATTTGGCCTACAGCGACTGCAAATCGGGCATTGTGATGTACACGTTCAACGACAAGAAGTTCCCATCGACCTTCAGCTTCCTCACAGCTGGCGG AATCATTGGTCTTTACACTACGTTTGTGTTATTGGCCTCGCGCTTCATGAAATCCTTTATTGGTGGACAGAATCGCAAGATCATGTTCGAGGATCTGCCCTATGTGGATCGTGTGCTGCAACTTTGCCTAGACATCTACTTG GTGCGCGAGGCATTGGAGTTTGCACTAGAGGAGGATCTATTTGCCAAACTGCTCTTCCTGTATCGCTCGCCCGAAACGCTGATCAAATGGACGCGACCCAAAGAGGAGTATTTGGATGATGATGGTGACACTGACTCCATACCCAGTCGCATGAGTGTTCGTCGCCctgagcagctgcagcagcatcaatatcagcagcaacagcagcagcagcaacaataa